Proteins co-encoded in one Gemmatimonas sp. UBA7669 genomic window:
- the mfd gene encoding transcription-repair coupling factor, with product MGLPRLLDALAGLEAWQRTFKALPEPGASLRLGGLAGSSDAVLVASLARAMPHRLVTVITDQLGDAERWLADLQSLVDDVPVALYPPREGFGEIEPHAEVAGERVETLEQLGRSGVRILLTTARAVLEKTALPTALAGARLELRKGDVRRPEELAAHLEAIGFERVPMVEDVAQFSVRGGIFDIYSFGMAEPVRLEFWGDDIVELRHFDLNTQRSTRDAELALVLPVDGRVQAVEETGERVSLPDLWPSDTLVVWPAGSSVLPELVRTWDEAAHHIELAKRRGEDWVSREQLFVAPPLMASTLARFGTLKLNPPPQRAASASAADLAPTGPEPDIAFPTRPPESISRDLRVLRRLQRDGLPTLILCDNAGQAERLEELLGEDGPVSAALAIGVLGGGFVIPGAVRVLTDHEIFRRDRRLRRTRKYGTGASLDTLGALKPGDFVVHLEHGIGIYRGIEKVFVREATIESAVIEYEGGDRLNVPLYRIDQIERYRSASDVSSDAPPPRLHKLGGKQWKAQREKTRMAILEMTQELLQLYARRKVSTRPPHGGDGAWQRQLESSFLFEDTPDQRKATEDVKRDLEGERPMDRLLVGDVGYGKTEIAIRAAFKAVQGGRQVAVLVPTTILAEQHARSFGDRLADFPVTVEVMSRFQTAKEQAAVVDKLKKKQIDIVIGTHRLLSPDVVFADLGLIIVDEEHRFGVKHKERLKQLKVSTDVLTLTATPIPRTLHQSLAGLRDLTLMQTPPRDRSPVLTFVEPFDDALIEEAIARELDRGGQVFFVHNRVETIEAIADHLRRIVPRARVGVGHGQMKERDLEAVMRRFVEGELDILVSTLIVESGLDVPNANTMFVNRADHLGLAQLYQLRGRVGRSHRRAYCYLLVPDRVDEDAERRLAVLEHHTELGAGYRVALKDLEMRGAGNLLGPEQSGFVHAVGFDLYLRLLDETVRQLSDDGGQKAWIPADVTLDFPSFLPDDYIASQEAKLDVYRRLTALRDPAAIAALAQEVRDRFGPLPAPAQALFGQAMLRVLGALLGVEGVLVRASEARITFRADAVPRLKGLSAAFHDVQFQVDVRRAQPLALKLTRLGGAEMLEGLIRALRALVV from the coding sequence ATGGGATTACCGCGTTTGCTGGACGCGCTCGCCGGGCTTGAGGCCTGGCAGCGGACATTCAAGGCGCTCCCGGAACCGGGAGCGTCGCTGCGTTTGGGGGGACTCGCCGGCTCCAGTGATGCCGTACTGGTGGCGTCACTCGCGCGCGCCATGCCACATCGACTCGTTACGGTCATCACCGATCAGTTGGGTGACGCCGAGCGCTGGTTGGCCGACCTGCAGTCGCTGGTGGATGACGTACCGGTGGCGCTCTATCCGCCGCGCGAAGGCTTCGGTGAAATCGAGCCGCACGCCGAGGTTGCCGGTGAACGCGTGGAGACGCTCGAGCAACTCGGACGGAGCGGTGTGCGCATCCTGCTCACCACCGCGCGCGCCGTCCTCGAAAAAACCGCGTTGCCCACCGCGCTCGCCGGTGCTCGGCTCGAGCTGCGCAAGGGTGACGTGCGCCGACCCGAAGAGCTGGCGGCCCATCTCGAGGCCATTGGCTTCGAGCGTGTACCCATGGTCGAGGACGTTGCCCAGTTCTCCGTGCGCGGCGGCATTTTCGACATCTACTCGTTCGGCATGGCCGAACCAGTGCGTCTCGAGTTCTGGGGCGATGACATCGTCGAGCTGCGGCACTTCGACCTCAACACCCAGCGCAGCACACGTGACGCCGAGCTGGCATTGGTGCTGCCGGTGGATGGCCGCGTGCAGGCGGTGGAAGAGACGGGTGAGCGTGTCTCGCTGCCCGACCTCTGGCCGTCGGATACGCTGGTGGTGTGGCCGGCCGGCAGCAGTGTCTTGCCCGAACTCGTGCGCACCTGGGACGAGGCCGCGCATCACATTGAATTGGCCAAGCGGCGTGGTGAGGACTGGGTCTCGCGCGAGCAGTTGTTTGTGGCGCCGCCCCTCATGGCCAGCACGCTCGCGCGCTTCGGCACCTTGAAGCTCAACCCGCCGCCACAGCGCGCTGCCAGCGCCAGTGCGGCCGATCTCGCGCCCACCGGTCCCGAGCCGGACATTGCCTTCCCCACGCGGCCACCGGAGAGCATTTCGCGCGACCTGCGCGTGCTGCGCCGTTTGCAGCGTGACGGCTTGCCGACGCTCATTCTCTGCGACAACGCGGGGCAGGCCGAACGGCTCGAGGAGTTGCTGGGTGAAGACGGACCGGTGAGCGCGGCGCTGGCCATTGGGGTGCTGGGTGGCGGCTTCGTGATTCCCGGCGCCGTGCGGGTGCTGACGGATCACGAGATCTTTCGCCGCGATCGCCGGCTGCGTCGCACGCGCAAGTACGGCACTGGGGCGTCGCTCGATACGCTGGGCGCGCTCAAGCCCGGCGATTTTGTGGTGCACCTCGAGCATGGCATCGGCATCTATCGCGGCATCGAAAAGGTGTTCGTGCGTGAAGCCACCATCGAGAGTGCGGTCATCGAATACGAGGGCGGCGACCGGCTGAACGTGCCGCTCTATCGCATCGATCAGATCGAGCGCTATCGCAGCGCCAGCGATGTGAGCAGTGATGCGCCGCCGCCGCGTCTGCACAAACTGGGCGGCAAGCAGTGGAAGGCGCAGCGCGAAAAGACGCGCATGGCCATTCTCGAGATGACGCAGGAACTGCTGCAGCTCTATGCGCGGCGCAAAGTCTCCACGCGCCCACCGCACGGCGGCGACGGCGCCTGGCAGCGTCAGCTCGAAAGCAGCTTCCTCTTCGAGGACACGCCCGACCAGCGCAAGGCCACCGAAGACGTCAAGCGCGACCTCGAAGGCGAACGGCCCATGGACCGTCTGCTTGTGGGTGACGTGGGCTATGGCAAGACAGAAATCGCCATTCGCGCGGCCTTCAAGGCGGTGCAGGGCGGCCGCCAGGTGGCGGTGCTGGTGCCCACCACCATTCTCGCCGAGCAGCATGCGCGCAGCTTCGGTGATCGGTTGGCCGACTTCCCCGTGACCGTGGAAGTCATGAGCCGCTTCCAGACCGCCAAGGAGCAGGCGGCGGTGGTGGACAAGCTCAAGAAGAAGCAGATCGACATTGTCATCGGCACGCATCGCCTGCTGAGTCCCGACGTGGTCTTCGCCGATCTCGGGCTCATCATCGTGGACGAAGAGCATCGCTTTGGCGTGAAGCACAAGGAACGCCTCAAGCAGCTCAAGGTGTCCACCGACGTGCTCACGCTCACGGCCACGCCCATTCCGCGCACGCTGCATCAGTCGCTGGCGGGCCTGCGCGACCTCACGCTCATGCAAACGCCGCCGCGCGATCGCTCGCCGGTGCTCACGTTTGTCGAACCCTTCGATGATGCGCTCATCGAGGAGGCCATTGCGCGGGAGCTGGACCGCGGCGGGCAGGTGTTCTTCGTGCACAATCGCGTGGAGACCATCGAGGCCATTGCCGATCACCTGCGGCGCATCGTGCCGCGGGCGCGCGTGGGCGTGGGACACGGCCAGATGAAGGAGCGTGATCTCGAGGCGGTGATGCGCCGCTTCGTGGAAGGCGAGCTCGATATTCTGGTGTCCACGCTCATCGTGGAGAGCGGGCTCGACGTGCCCAACGCCAACACGATGTTCGTCAACCGCGCTGATCACTTGGGGCTCGCGCAGCTCTATCAGTTGCGCGGTCGCGTGGGCCGCTCGCATCGCCGCGCCTACTGCTATCTGCTGGTGCCCGACCGGGTGGACGAGGACGCGGAGCGCCGTCTGGCGGTGCTCGAACACCACACCGAACTCGGCGCCGGCTACCGGGTGGCGCTCAAGGATCTCGAAATGCGCGGGGCCGGCAATCTGCTGGGGCCCGAGCAGTCGGGCTTTGTGCATGCCGTGGGCTTCGACCTCTACCTGCGGCTGCTCGACGAAACGGTGCGGCAGTTGTCGGACGACGGCGGCCAGAAAGCCTGGATACCGGCCGATGTCACGCTGGACTTCCCGAGTTTCCTGCCCGACGACTACATCGCCTCGCAGGAGGCCAAGCTGGACGTGTACCGCCGCTTGACGGCGCTGCGCGACCCGGCGGCCATTGCCGCGCTGGCCCAGGAGGTCCGCGACCGCTTCGGGCCGCTGCCGGCCCCGGCCCAGGCCCTCTTTGGCCAGGCCATGCTGCGGGTGCTGGGCGCCCTGCTGGGGGTGGAGGGGGTGCTTGTGCGCGCCTCCGAGGCCCGTATTACTTTCAGGGCTGACGCTGTTCCGCGCCTCAAGGGGCTGTCCGCTGCGTTCCATGACGTCCAGTTCCAGGTGGACGTGCGTCGGGCGCAGCCGCTGGCTCTCAAGCTCACCCGCTTGGGTGGCGCGGAGATGCTCGAGGGGCTCATCCGCGCCCTCCGGGCGCTCGTCGTCTAG